The following nucleotide sequence is from Saccharothrix texasensis.
CTCCCGGCACGTCACGTGAACGTGCCAAATTCAGGCATGGCTCTACCCACTGTGGAATTGACAAAGAACAAGCAGCCCAAGAAAGCGGCTTAGACGACGATCAGATTAGGAAAGGCAGAACCGTTCAGCGTCAGGCCGCGCTGCGCACCGGCCGCGCCACCGGCTTCAGACCGGCCGCCTTGAACCACAGACCGGCCGAGGCGATCTTGCGCGGGTCCACGCGGTCCGGGATCTCATAGGTGTTCACCACCGCATTGACCAACTCCACGTACATGCCCTCTTCGAACCCCTCACCGGGGTCACCGGGCAGGTTGACGCGGATCTCCTCACCCTTGCCCGCCTTCCGGCCCTCCACCGGCAACGGCTTGGCGAACAACGTCACCACGTACTGCACCTCACCCGAGGTGCGGTCGACCACCGGCGTCACCGTGCCGTCCTCGGCCTCCCGCATCTTCGCCGCCGGAGCCTCCGTGATCATCAACCGGTAACCGCCGAGCATCACCGGCAAGTCCTGAAGCGCCATGTCGTTCGTTCTCCTCAAGTGCCTGTTACGTACTAGTACAGTAGACACTAACACGTACTAGTACGTCACTACTCCATTCGGGTTGTACTAGTGCGAGCTAGTACGGACTAGATACCCTGCTGTCATGGACCAGGGAGCCCCAACGAGTCATCCGTATCAGCAGGTAGCCGCTGACATAGCGAGCAAGATCGCCAGTGGTGCTCTGAAGCCGGGCGAGCGCCTGAAGTCGGTCAGGACGTTGGCCGAGGAGTACGGCACGACGAGCGCGACCGTCCAACGGGCGCTGGGGCTGCTCGATGACGAAGGTTGGGTCAACCGGGTGCCCAACGTGGGGCTGTTCGTCCGGGATCCAGCCGACTCGGCGGGAAGCGCACCCACGATGCGCGATGTCATGACGGCCCTTGACGAGGTGCAGCAGGCGGTAGCCGACCTTCGTCGTCGGGTGACGTCTCTTGAAGGGACCGGTGGTCCTGAAGACGGTCGACCTGATCGCTGACCTCTCGGATCTCCTCCCGTAGGAGACGGAGGCGGAAGAGGATGAATTCCAGTTCGCCTGGCGTTGTCATGGGGGTAGCAAACGCCAGGTCAGCGGGTGTGTGGCAGTGTGTTCGCAGGGGTGCATACGGACACGAGGGGGTGCGTGGGGGTGCTCAGCAGGGTGCACGCACCCGCAGCCGAGGTGGACCCGTGGGGGTGACTCGCGAGCCCAACCGCCTTCTCGGGGATGTGATGCGGGCGGCGAGCGTGAGCAACAAGGGCTTGGCCGCGCGTGTGCGCGAGCTGGCCGCTCGGGACGGGCAGACGATCGCTGCTGACCACGTGTCTGTGAAGCGGTGGCTTGACGGCAGCAGCCCGAAGGCGGCGACGCAGCAGTACATCGCCTTGGCGCTCGGCTCGAAGTTGGGGCGCCCGGTATCCCTCGAAGAGATCGGCTTCTCCTCGGCGTTGCAGCCGGTCGGACCGGACGCGACAGCGTCTGCGGCCGACTACCCGGCAAGCTCCTCCACAGCCGTCGAACTGCTGGGCCAGCTCACCGCGGCCGACCTTGAGGACCAACCGGGGTTGGCTCGTTCGGGGTGGACCAGCGCGGCGACTCCCGGTGTCATCACGGGATACCTGTTCAGTGACAGCCTCGAAGTCGGCGACAGCCTTCGTTCAGCCGGACCTGCGGCAGCAGCGATCCGGGCGACAGCGGCACACCTGATGGACCTGGACTTCAAGTTCGGCGGCGGTCACGTCAGGCGGATGCTGCTCTTCTACTTCAAGACGGAGATCGCACCACTACTACGCCAGCCGCACCCAGGACCAGTCAAACGAGACCTGTTCAGCGCCGCTGCGGAAGTGGCGCAGCTACTGGGCTGGAGCGCTTACGACGCCGGACGGCACGCGGCGGCTCAACGCTACTTCGTGCAGGGACTGCGCCTGGCGCGCGAAGCGGGTGACTCGATCATCGGTGGCCGGCTGCTGGCCAATCTGAGCCACCAGGCGAACTACCTCGGGCACCACGCCGATGCCGTCAAGTTGGCGCGCGCAGCCCAGGCCGCAACCGGGAACAGGGCAACTCCCGCCGTCCGGTCGATGTTCCTGGCGATGGAGGCACGTGCGCTGGCCAGCAGCGGCCAAGCGAAGGAGTTCGCCCGTGTGCTCACGCGGGCCGAACGGTTCTTCGAGCAGCACTCACCGGACAACGAACCCGACTGGATCAAGTACTTCAACGCCGAGGAGCTGGCCGGCGAGGCAGCGCACGGGTTCCGCGACCTCGGCCGAGCGGAAGAGACGCGGCTCTTCGCCGCCCAAGCGATCGCACCCGAGGCGACGCCGCCCAGGACGCGGGCGTTCATCGGGATGGTCACCGCAGCGGGTGCGCTCACGAACGGCAGTGCGGACGAGGCTGTCGCGCTGGCGCTCGATGCCGTTGACCTCGCCGGACCGCTCCAGTCCAGCCGCTACGTGAGGTACTTGACGGACTTCTACGACGCGCTGAACAAGGCGCATCCGAAGAACCCGCTCGTGACTCACTTTGCCGAGGGCGTGTTGCGCAATTACCCCAACATCACCCTCGGTTCTGCCGTCATGCTTTCGCGCGTCGCGTGACGACTAGAAAGCCTGCCAGTCTCGCGTAGCTTCGTCCGTGCGCAGCGTGTTCATCCGACGCTCGTATTCGCGCGCAATGTCCGGCGACTCGTTCACGTTCTGCATCAACCAGGTCGTCATCTTGATCTCATTCGTCTGTCGCAGAACGTCGAACCCTTCCCACTCCGTGATGTCGTAGCCGTAGGAATCAGCGAACAGTCGGTACTGGTCATCAGTCCACCAACCAGCCGTCACGTACTCGGTTGCCGTGACCGCGAGATCCCACTCCGGTTGCCCCCACGCGAAACGCTCGAAGTCGATGAGGACCGCTTCACTGCCCCTGATCATCAGGTTCTGCACGTGGGCATCACCGTGGATGGCAGTCGGCTGCAACGGGAAGTCCAACTTCTTGATGTACGCGGCGAGCGAGTCGACACGCGCGGTCAGGAAGTCACGATCTTCGTCCGAGATCGGCGCCCCCTCGATGCGCGGGAGGACCCGGTCCAGGATCGAGGTCGCCGGCAGCCTGAAGTCCTCGGGCGCAGGTAGTGCGTGCAGACGCCGGAGGACCGTGCCCAGCGCTGCGACGTCGCCAGGCCCACCGTTCCTGCCGTCGATGTAGAACCAGAAAGTGACTGGGTGCCCGAGCACGGAGATCGGCTGTGGGATGTCCACCGCCTTCGCTGCCGAGATGCCCTGGCCGCCCAACCAGTCCGACACCTCGACCTCTTTGTACGCATCCGGCCAGTAGTCGGGTCCACGCGCGATACGGACGACGACGCCAACGTTAGTCAGGTGGAACAAAGCGTTCTCGCCGAGCCGCATCGGACGTGCCGACGCGGCGGGCAATTCCGCCAGTTCGCAAGCCTGCGCGAGGATATTTTCCGCTTGCTTCAGGCTGAAGGCGGGGGAGTTGACTTCGATGCTCATATCGTCCGT
It contains:
- a CDS encoding GntR family transcriptional regulator; amino-acid sequence: MDQGAPTSHPYQQVAADIASKIASGALKPGERLKSVRTLAEEYGTTSATVQRALGLLDDEGWVNRVPNVGLFVRDPADSAGSAPTMRDVMTALDEVQQAVADLRRRVTSLEGTGGPEDGRPDR
- a CDS encoding phosphotransferase family protein, giving the protein MTDDMSIEVNSPAFSLKQAENILAQACELAELPAASARPMRLGENALFHLTNVGVVVRIARGPDYWPDAYKEVEVSDWLGGQGISAAKAVDIPQPISVLGHPVTFWFYIDGRNGGPGDVAALGTVLRRLHALPAPEDFRLPATSILDRVLPRIEGAPISDEDRDFLTARVDSLAAYIKKLDFPLQPTAIHGDAHVQNLMIRGSEAVLIDFERFAWGQPEWDLAVTATEYVTAGWWTDDQYRLFADSYGYDITEWEGFDVLRQTNEIKMTTWLMQNVNESPDIAREYERRMNTLRTDEATRDWQAF